One genomic region from Jiangella sp. DSM 45060 encodes:
- a CDS encoding acyltransferase: protein MASADVDDSAEIGAGSSVWHLAQVREKAVLGRDCVIGRGAYIGTGVRAGDNCKVQNYALVYEPAVLEDGVFVGPAAVLTNDTFPRAVNPDGSAKSAADWDAVGVTLREGCSVGARAVCVAPVTVGRWATVAAGAVVTRDVPDFALVVGVPARRVAWVGRAGVPLEDAGGGTWRCPRTGELYIEQHGHLREAGQSTEDNA from the coding sequence ATGGCCTCGGCCGACGTCGACGACAGCGCCGAGATCGGCGCCGGCTCGTCGGTCTGGCACCTGGCCCAGGTCCGGGAGAAGGCCGTGCTCGGCCGCGACTGCGTCATCGGCCGCGGCGCCTACATCGGCACCGGCGTCCGCGCCGGCGACAACTGCAAGGTGCAGAACTACGCGCTGGTCTACGAGCCGGCGGTGCTCGAGGACGGCGTGTTCGTCGGCCCCGCGGCGGTGCTCACCAACGACACCTTCCCGCGCGCCGTCAACCCCGACGGCAGCGCCAAGAGCGCGGCCGACTGGGACGCCGTCGGCGTCACGCTGCGCGAGGGGTGTTCCGTGGGGGCTCGGGCGGTATGCGTGGCTCCGGTCACCGTGGGACGATGGGCTACCGTAGCCGCCGGAGCCGTCGTCACCCGCGACGTCCCTGATTTCGCGCTGGTGGTCGGTGTGCCGGCGCGGCGGGTCGCGTGGGTGGGGCGTGCCGGCGTCCCGCTCGAGGACGCCGGCGGGGGCACCTGGCGGTGTCCGCGCACCGGCGAGCTGTACATCGAACAACACGGGCACCTGCGGGAAGCCGGTCAGAGCACGGAGGACAACGCATGA